The following nucleotide sequence is from Pochonia chlamydosporia 170 chromosome 4, whole genome shotgun sequence.
TGATTTGTAATAACAGCATTAGTTGCCAAGCTCGACAATCGGCATAAATCAAAGGCTATTTTTCCTGGCAACTGAAGCACGGAACCAGGACCGCACCCGGCCTTGTTCAAAACTCCGCTCCTTTGCCCACATCCGCCGAACCTGTTGGGTGGCATCTATGCAGGAGATTCATCACGCCACTCAATGGGGGCGACTGTTGGTGGTTCCAAGTTGTGGGGCGAAAGATGCATTAATAATGCAAGTTCCGAGCAAAGACTAGAAGGCGATACTTACTGAATATCCATAATACCGGCAATACTTTATTATTAGATAACTGGTGATGAATCGTATAGTTTAAATACATGCCGTTTCCATactccatcatctcaacttacacaccatcaacctcaactccaaacaaACTCCACGAAAAATGACCATCTTCCGCATCGCCGTCACATCCGACACCGTCTGCCCATGGTGCTACGTCGGTCGTCGCCAGCTCCAAAAGGCGCAAAAGCTCTACCTTGAGAAACATCCCACAGCTAATGACTCCTTCGCCGTCACCTATTCGCCTTACCAGCTGAACCCTCATTCTCCATCCGGTCCCGGCCACAGCAAGGACAAGCACCAGTTCTACCTGGACAAGTTTGGCGCGGAACGCACGTCGATGATGCAGCAGCGCCTCTCTGCAGTCGGAGACCAGCTCAACATTAATTTCAAATTCGGTGGCAAAACGGGAAACACGCGAGATTCACACCGATTGGTTCATCTTGCAAAGAAGCATGGCAACGAGGTTGAACTAAAGACTGTGGATGGGCTTTTTGCCGCGTATTTTGAGAACGAGCAGGACATCACGGATTATGAGACGCTCAGGAATGTAGCCAAGAACGCGGGTATTCCTGACGAGGAGTTTGAGAAGGCGATTGTGGAGGGCGATGAAGGCGGCAAGGAGGTTGATCTTGCGGTGAGAAGGGCAGGGCTCGATGGTATCACTGGTGTGCCGGATTATGTTATCCAGGATAAGTATAGGATAAACGGTGGTCAGGATGCAAGTGTATTTGTGCAGGCGTTTGAGAAGATtaaggagctggagaaggagtAGTGTTGGAGATTATTATCACTTTGGGCAGTTATGCTGCTGTGGTATTCAAAAATTTCAGGATCGGTAAAACACTTCCATCCTCCTTTCGAGGATCCCATCCCATAGTTTGTGCCAGTCAAGGCCGGGAACATAGAAGAGGAACCCCAGTTCCTGGCTCGTCCACCAACTTGCTCTATCCATATTCCCTGATCCCAGAACGAGGTACTCATTATCAACCTTTGTCATCTTGAAATGACTCACCACTGGCTCATCCTCTCGTCCCCTTCTGCGAGCCACTGGCTTGTAGTACAGAATCTCTAGTCTACCCAGCGATACCGGCGGGGCTTCAATATCAGAAGGCTGGCTATTAGCTCTGAGTTGGTTGTATCGCTTGACAAATTTCTTCAAGCATATTGACGTAGTAGTCCCCGCTGTGACTAGCTGTTCAATGAGCATCATGCCTTGATTAGTTCGGATCTGAACATCAACCCCGCGGCCAAGTGCCTCCAACAACGAGTTCAAAACAGGCCACGATGTGACATTCGGCGTCAAGATTGTAATTTGACGTCTAGCATTCGCGATGAGTGTAAGCAGTGCAGCATTTAACGGCGTCATGGGCGGATCTGAGtgagaaagaaaaggaaaaaagcTGAATCTTGGGTTTCTATGATGCGAGGAAGGTAAAAGTATGGTTGGTATATTGTCGTTCCCAGTCAATTTCAGGGACTTAATCGCAGAGGCGTCGTCCTCAGGTAGAAATCCCGTCTCGCTGTTCGCTGTGTCCACCGTCTGCGTATCGCCGTCTTGTGCCAAGGGGCTTCCTCTCGGTCCACGCCCATCGTCAATCGCAGTACTCGGATCCGGAGCAATGCCCCAGACTCTTTGATGGAATGCCATTAGGGTCTGAACGACATCGCCTTCCAACTCAACACAACCCTCAAACCACCTCTCCCAGCTGACGTTGCAGCTCGGTACAAACGCCCTACATCCATCAATAATGACATACTTGGGGTGCATGACACTAAAGGGAGTGAAGAATAGACTTTTGACAGTGAGCTGAATGCCCCCACTGGCAAGTGTCCTCTGATCCGGCAGACCAAGTTTACCCCATTGCGATGGCGGATAGAGCTGTCCATCTCTAGATGATGTATGAAATAATTTCTGAAATAGCCCCCATGATGAGAATCCGATGGTAACCTTTAGCGGAGACCGCGCTGTGCCGTGACCTCTGCGCGAGGCGGCCAAGTCAAGAAGCGCTTCCTTGATGGCGTCGAGGGATGGAGAGGCCGCCCAGTAACAGGTAACGAAATGCACTGAGGATTTCGCGTTGAGAATGGCTGGAATTATGCCGCGCGTGAATATTGAGTAGCCGGTACCAACGTAGAGCGTCTGCGGTGAGCTAGTTGTGATTAAACATTCAGGATCGCGAACATGGTGGTTGGGAAGATCGCCAAGCTGTTCCCTTTGTCGCGATAAGAGTAATTCCTTCCATGGCCGGACAAACGATGGCGGAAATTCGGGGGGTGTGGACATGTCGTACCGGTTTGGCTACATTTGAGTGCTCAATTTGTTCCGTGATATTTGCAGCACCGAAGTTGTGATGAAGTAGTTTCAATGGTGAAGGGGAGGTGATGAGGAGGTTTcacgttcaatgttcgatGTCCTTGTTCCTGGTCTGGCGCCAACAGAACTGGCCCCCATTTGGTCACTCAGCCACGCTGTGACTGGTGCCTCACTTACACAAATGGCAGTGCACAATCCTCGACTTTATACGCAAGCTTAAATTGACGCAGCTTTTTCTCTTGTATGGATTGTTTGCTTGGCAAATACTTATATTTTGCACATAGGTTAAGGAATATCTAgtgtttcttcttttgctaCCACGCCACGGCTGTAGAGTAGTACCATGTATCGTCCATCGCATACAAAGTGACCCGTGCCAAGTGCGCATGTCCTGGGCAGCCGACATTGAGACACAATTATTACATCAGTTTCACATTTCAGCACACCGTAGTAATTGCAATCAGTTCCTGACTTTGAAGAGTCGAAGTTTTTAGTTATTCGGGCTATGTACTTTGTGAAAATCACCACAAAAAATATACGTCTCGAATAGAAAGTCGAAGGGAGAGCTTGAGAGAGCTTCGAAAGagccaaaccaagccaaaccacACCATTCTATTCACAGGAATGATGGGTTCGCATTCGTCAAAAGTTGAACAAAGTAGGCTTGGAACCAAGTACCAGCTTCTGGAGCAGGCTGCAAAGCATCCGACATACCACAGTGATAATCATATCGTGCGGCACTGGTATCGCTGGTACCGTCAGACTCGCCGCCTGGCTTCACCCACACAAACGCatcgagaagctcatcaCCAGTGTTCGCAGAAGGGCGAATTCCAAACCCGGTGCCCTTGGCATTGCACCAGTCACCCCATTGGCTTTGACCTGTAGGCTGTTTTCCAGAACGACCCTGGTCGGTGATGAAGTGAGCGCCAGACCAGCCATGACTTGTGAGGAGTGGTCCCAAAGCATGAATAAACAACTTTTCATCATACACTGCGTTGCCTTGGGTGTAAGAAGGGGCAGATGATATGTCCCATGCATTGTAGTTGGCCACATTGGTCGCAAGTCCGCGAAGGGAGCTAGGTGAACCGGCATCCTTGTACACCTGAGCATATAGTTGGGCAGCCGGGTCTTGGTTTGCTGGCCAGCCTAACCAACCCGCGTGGCCGGCATCCAAATACATGGCAACATTTGGCAGATTGAGCTGTGTTATGGCGTAGTTCACACATTCCAGGTATGCGGATTTGGCGTTGGAGCACTTGGCAACATTTAGATTGGTCACCAGATTGGCAAGAGAGTCCGGCTCTAGATGTTGTCAGTACGCCAGCTGCACAGAACCAAAGTTATGTTCTTACCAATAACCAACAGGATTCGAATGTCAGAGTAAGTCGTGACAATTTTGCGAATGGTGTCGATGTAGTTCTTATACTTGGCCACACCACCATCGGCGATGGAATACTCGCCGTTGGAAGCCGCAGCGGCACAGTCGCGGTCGGGTAGGTCATAGACAACAAATTGACCAGCATAGTTACCTCCTTTTTTATTTGCAGCACGAATGTCTGCCAGCGTTTGTTCCATGAGGGGGGTCTTGGATAGGGTATCCCTGTGCTATCGTCAATTTGTGGCCCGTTTTAACATTTCCAGGCTACTTACATCCACATGAACGACGGGACCTtagctgctgccgctgcggCAGTAGCCATGGCTCCGGTCAAGCTAGGAATGGCCAGACTGCTAACCTCGGATGCATAAAAGGCATTGGCCCAAAGATCAACTCCAGAATACGGGTTGCCTTTCCATGTTGCAGTGCCAGAGCCAACAGGGGGGGCAGATGTCGTTCCAGTACCAGCggatgaggtggtggtgCTTGCTTTAGTTGAAGTTGCTTGAGAGCTAGTCGAGGTTGGTGGTCTCGACGATGAAGAACTCTGAGCACCAGGAAGACACTGCGAATAATAGGAGTTCTGAGCTACGCATGTGCTGCCAGACGGACAACAAGTTGGGCCTGACCAGTCCTGGCCACCACACTGTCCCCTATGGCCAATATCAGTGAGAATTCTATCCGTTTTTGGCCATTTGGTCATACCAAGTAGTAGCACAATTCTGTCTTGTCTCAGCCGGGGCGCAGGCGACCAGTGAAGCAAAGGCTGCCAGTGTTATAAATGTTCGTCCAGCCATGGTAATGGTGCTAGCAACTTGAAAGATTCTGTGTCATTGCTGACACTGATCTTTGAAATGAAGAACAAGACCCAAGTCTTATACTTCTACCAATGCAATATTGGGCTTTTTGGCAACTATCGTGACGTAGCATTTCGGCAAGGCGGGACGACGTATGCTAACCAATTCAGCCGGACTCGACACTTGCACGATGAAATTATACCCAGTGTCTTGTAAAGTCGAACCAGCACAATCAGGTATAATTCACCAAGTCGGATGAGCAGTCCTCCCCGGCCTCACGGATGTTGAACATGAATTCATATTTTGTATCTCCGGATCTCACTCCGCAATGCCGAAAGACACCACCTCATTATAGAGCCAGAAACGGCCCGAGAGACTATCGCGGTTGAGACTCGAGAGAATTAGGAAGGTGGCAAGCCAGGACCATGAAATAGTGTATGGCTGAACATTTGGCTATATCCCCTCTCCTTCAATGCCGCAAAGATGTGATCTATATGTTTCCTCTAGTGCCGGATAAAACCTGGGGTCGGAAAGGCGGCACAGTGAACCGAAATTGCTGGCTACATGATGAAGCTTGCAGGTCTACATCGCAACGGTTCTTCATTTTTGAAGATCGTTCCTGAGCGGAACCAGCCCCCACCAATTCTGTCGTGACATTTTCCTTACCCGACACAATTCGAATCGATGAGGCTGGTTGGAAGGAACTTGGGATGATGTGGAGGGATTGCTTTGATGTTTGGAGAGGTCCAGTCACCAATGCCGCCTCACCGCCTCAGAGCTTCAAGCGGCAGAATTTGTCCCCTCCATTTGCGCCGCCTCCTTTCCTGTGAGCTCCACGACGACCGCATTCGAGCTTCACTGCCCACAACACACCACGCCGCCCTTGCCGACCGGGTGATTTGGAGAG
It contains:
- a CDS encoding DSBA oxidoreductase (similar to Metarhizium acridum CQMa 102 XP_007811893.1), whose amino-acid sequence is MTIFRIAVTSDTVCPWCYVGRRQLQKAQKLYLEKHPTANDSFAVTYSPYQLNPHSPSGPGHSKDKHQFYLDKFGAERTSMMQQRLSAVGDQLNINFKFGGKTGNTRDSHRLVHLAKKHGNEVELKTVDGLFAAYFENEQDITDYETLRNVAKNAGIPDEEFEKAIVEGDEGGKEVDLAVRRAGLDGITGVPDYVIQDKYRINGGQDASVFVQAFEKIKELEKE
- a CDS encoding exoglucanase 2 precursor (similar to Aspergillus terreus NIH2624 XP_001216114.1), whose translation is MAGRTFITLAAFASLVACAPAETRQNCATTWGQCGGQDWSGPTCCPSGSTCVAQNSYYSQCLPGAQSSSSSRPPTSTSSQATSTKASTTTSSAGTGTTSAPPVGSGTATWKGNPYSGVDLWANAFYASEVSSLAIPSLTGAMATAAAAAAKVPSFMWMDTLSKTPLMEQTLADIRAANKKGGNYAGQFVVYDLPDRDCAAAASNGEYSIADGGVAKYKNYIDTIRKIVTTYSDIRILLVIEPDSLANLVTNLNVAKCSNAKSAYLECVNYAITQLNLPNVAMYLDAGHAGWLGWPANQDPAAQLYAQVYKDAGSPSSLRGLATNVANYNAWDISSAPSYTQGNAVYDEKLFIHALGPLLTSHGWSGAHFITDQGRSGKQPTGQSQWGDWCNAKGTGFGIRPSANTGDELLDAFVWVKPGGESDGTSDTSAARYDYHCGMSDALQPAPEAGTWFQAYFVQLLTNANPSFL
- a CDS encoding IQ calmodulin-binding motif protein (similar to Metarhizium acridum CQMa 102 XP_007811894.1) — encoded protein: MSTPPEFPPSFVRPWKELLLSRQREQLGDLPNHHVRDPECLITTSSPQTLYVGTGYSIFTRGIIPAILNAKSSVHFVTCYWAASPSLDAIKEALLDLAASRRGHGTARSPLKVTIGFSSWGLFQKLFHTSSRDGQLYPPSQWGKLGLPDQRTLASGGIQLTVKSLFFTPFSVMHPKYVIIDGCRAFVPSCNVSWERWFEGCVELEGDVVQTLMAFHQRVWGIAPDPSTAIDDGRGPRGSPLAQDGDTQTVDTANSETGFLPEDDASAIKSLKLTGNDNIPTILLPSSHHRNPRFSFFPFLSHSDPPMTPLNAALLTLIANARRQITILTPNVTSWPVLNSLLEALGRGVDVQIRTNQGMMLIEQLVTAGTTTSICLKKFVKRYNQLRANSQPSDIEAPPVSLGRLEILYYKPVARRRGREDEPVVSHFKMTKVDNEYLVLGSGNMDRASWWTSQELGFLFYVPGLDWHKLWDGILERRMEVFYRS